A window from Candidatus Woesearchaeota archaeon encodes these proteins:
- a CDS encoding type II secretion system F family protein: protein MNIKEGIMDIIDGLRHIRLNFGRDNLDKLGRMLLPKILARRMHPYMRTAGFDEFPYGFLGFAFYLAFFAGLFIFTWPPLGTYYNISDYGGNFAIPLAIFLFFGFVFAVTTIFAGLMRVYFDFVIYNRKKNVEEFLPDLLQQASANIRAGMTIDKALWFAVRPNFGILAHEIEIVARKTLGGVDFTQALEEFTERYDSSTLKRSISLLINGLEAGGETGELLNKIAVNIQENKIMQKELAANLKTYAIFISFASIVAAPVLFALSYQLLQVVQTITSSITLPKGQGGFGLMLDLSGQSIKISDFRFFAVLSMIITSFFSAAIVGTIQKGNIKDSIRYIPIFTAVSIILFYVVSIAMSSMLGDLF, encoded by the coding sequence ATGAATATCAAGGAAGGAATAATGGACATCATTGATGGCCTTAGGCACATCAGGCTGAATTTTGGCAGGGACAACCTTGACAAGCTGGGCAGGATGCTTTTGCCAAAAATCCTGGCGCGGAGGATGCATCCCTACATGCGCACTGCCGGCTTTGATGAGTTCCCTTATGGCTTCCTGGGGTTTGCATTTTACCTCGCATTCTTTGCAGGCTTGTTCATTTTCACCTGGCCGCCGCTGGGGACATATTACAACATAAGCGACTACGGCGGGAATTTTGCCATACCTCTCGCAATCTTCCTTTTTTTTGGGTTTGTATTTGCAGTAACCACAATTTTTGCAGGGCTGATGCGCGTTTATTTTGATTTTGTAATCTATAACAGGAAGAAGAATGTTGAGGAGTTCCTGCCAGACCTCCTGCAGCAGGCGTCAGCCAATATCCGCGCAGGCATGACAATTGACAAGGCGCTTTGGTTTGCAGTGAGGCCAAATTTTGGCATCCTTGCCCATGAAATTGAAATTGTCGCCAGGAAAACCTTGGGCGGCGTTGACTTTACGCAGGCGCTCGAGGAGTTTACTGAACGCTATGACTCATCCACCCTTAAGCGGTCAATAAGCCTATTGATTAACGGCCTGGAAGCAGGCGGTGAAACAGGGGAGCTGCTAAACAAGATCGCTGTAAATATTCAGGAGAATAAGATTATGCAGAAAGAGCTGGCAGCGAATCTTAAGACCTATGCCATATTCATCTCATTCGCATCCATTGTTGCCGCCCCTGTCCTTTTTGCGCTTTCATACCAGCTTTTGCAGGTCGTGCAGACAATTACCTCATCAATAACCCTGCCCAAAGGCCAGGGTGGGTTTGGCCTGATGCTTGACCTGTCCGGGCAGTCCATTAAGATAAGCGATTTCAGGTTTTTTGCCGTGCTGAGCATGATAATAACCTCATTTTTCTCCGCAGCAATTGTCGGCACAATCCAGAAGGGCAATATCAAGGACAGCATCAGGTACATCCCTATTTTCACAGCTGTTTCCATCATCCTATTTTACGTTGTGTCAATTGCCATGAGCAGCATGCTTGGGGATTTGTTCTAA
- a CDS encoding type II secretion system F family protein produces the protein MISIASVLFKRIAGKFPGLRHTLAQAEIPDRPEDFIRKSFLTATYVTIGISLMAYPVVAKMLRKSLAEIFLSGFTVGMLVFYFYLLYFFFNYPTARIIRAQKDINMEVVYAGRFLLIELESGMPVYNAFVNVAKNYKTIGKHFQNIVDKVNLGTDMEAAIDEEANVVPSQNVKKMFWQILNSIRTGANISGALTTVIDQIVREQQVEVQEYGRKLNPMAMFYMIVAVILPSLGMTMFMVLATFVGLKLDLVSLATAACVLGFVQFLFLATIKSSRPASGED, from the coding sequence GTGATAAGCATCGCTAGTGTACTGTTCAAAAGAATAGCAGGCAAGTTTCCAGGCCTCAGGCACACTCTCGCCCAGGCAGAAATCCCGGACCGGCCTGAAGATTTCATAAGAAAATCATTCCTCACTGCGACTTACGTGACAATCGGGATCTCCCTAATGGCTTATCCTGTAGTGGCGAAGATGCTGCGCAAGTCACTCGCGGAAATCTTTCTCTCGGGATTTACAGTTGGCATGTTGGTTTTCTATTTTTACCTGCTTTACTTTTTTTTCAATTATCCTACTGCCAGGATTATCCGCGCCCAAAAGGACATCAACATGGAAGTTGTTTATGCCGGGCGGTTTTTGCTTATTGAGCTTGAATCAGGGATGCCTGTCTACAACGCATTTGTCAATGTGGCCAAAAACTACAAGACAATCGGCAAGCACTTCCAGAACATAGTCGACAAAGTCAATCTTGGGACAGACATGGAGGCAGCAATTGACGAGGAGGCGAATGTTGTCCCATCCCAAAATGTTAAAAAAATGTTTTGGCAAATCCTCAACAGCATCAGGACAGGCGCCAACATCTCCGGGGCGCTGACAACAGTCATAGACCAGATTGTCAGGGAGCAGCAGGTGGAAGTGCAGGAATACGGCAGGAAGCTTAATCCAATGGCGATGTTTTACATGATAGTTGCCGTAATCCTGCCCTCGCTTGGCATGACTATGTTCATGGTCCTGGCCACCTTTGTCGGATTAAAGCTGGACCTTGTCAGCCTGGCAACAGCCGCGTGCGTGCTCGGCTTTGTGCAGTTCCTTTTCCTGGCAACAATAAAATCCTCGAGGCCCGCAAGCGGGGAAGACTGA
- the tadA gene encoding Flp pilus assembly complex ATPase component TadA, whose protein sequence is MSVFNKLKSTFSRKKAASGQAPSSAPQKAQPLPLVPPKQAIGQQASKPALQSPSQVSSKTGMPQAGHATPIHAEAPGKSKQASQPAISPKKMQAVSMEIAPPQVPPAKIEKVKLLDEYIYRSKNIPITIRIFTQKGWFVPLYEVYISSITPATEFVLEKIRQEVIKNVSLGIIDIVGSKETDVLERKFEAAVSVLLDKYFPGLQQDVRAFFITYLIQRSLGLGNIDILMADVNIEEIAINTSDEPVWIYHKRHGWLRTNIKVKAEEQTKHYATIMARLVGRQISVLEPLLDAHLADGNRVNATLMPISTRGNTITLRMFSKDPWTITKFIKSNTISMEGAALVWLAVQYEISALIAGGTASGKTSMLNVLANFFPPNQRIISIEDTREIQLPKYLHWVPMSTRLPNAEGKGGLTMLDLLVNSLRMRPDRIVVGEVRRKREAEVLFEAIHTGHSVYATFHANNAKEAVTRLLNPPIEVPKTMLPAISMIVAQFRNRRTGLRRTFQIAEINPNADAEILFQFDAKHDVLRKVKASRTLMDNLQLYTGYSTQEIQKLLQEKVKVLKYLMNFNLMSVDEVGDAMAEYYTNHDEFMRSVTTHKPHGDKHR, encoded by the coding sequence GTGAGCGTATTTAATAAGCTTAAGTCCACATTTTCCAGGAAAAAAGCTGCATCGGGCCAGGCGCCATCTTCGGCTCCGCAAAAAGCACAGCCGCTGCCGCTGGTGCCGCCAAAGCAGGCCATTGGCCAGCAGGCTTCCAAGCCAGCTTTGCAATCTCCTTCCCAAGTCTCTTCTAAAACAGGAATGCCGCAAGCGGGCCATGCCACTCCCATTCATGCTGAAGCCCCTGGCAAATCCAAGCAGGCGTCTCAACCCGCTATCTCCCCAAAAAAAATGCAGGCTGTCAGCATGGAAATAGCGCCGCCCCAGGTGCCGCCTGCAAAAATTGAAAAGGTAAAATTGCTTGACGAATACATCTATAGGTCCAAAAATATCCCCATCACAATCAGGATATTCACCCAAAAGGGCTGGTTTGTCCCCCTATACGAAGTCTACATCTCCAGCATTACGCCGGCAACAGAGTTTGTGCTCGAAAAAATAAGGCAGGAGGTAATCAAGAATGTCAGCCTTGGCATAATTGACATTGTAGGGTCCAAGGAAACCGATGTCCTTGAAAGGAAATTTGAGGCAGCAGTCTCTGTCCTGCTCGACAAGTACTTCCCCGGCCTGCAGCAGGATGTCCGCGCATTTTTCATAACCTACCTGATCCAGAGAAGCCTTGGTCTGGGCAACATAGATATCCTGATGGCTGACGTGAACATAGAGGAAATTGCCATCAACACTTCTGATGAGCCTGTCTGGATTTACCACAAGAGGCATGGCTGGCTCAGGACAAACATCAAGGTCAAGGCTGAAGAGCAGACCAAGCATTACGCTACAATCATGGCCAGGCTGGTCGGGAGGCAGATCTCAGTTCTTGAGCCATTGCTGGATGCGCACCTCGCTGATGGCAACAGGGTAAATGCAACGCTTATGCCTATCTCCACCCGGGGCAACACGATTACGCTCAGGATGTTCTCCAAGGACCCGTGGACAATCACAAAATTCATCAAATCCAACACAATTTCCATGGAAGGGGCCGCATTGGTGTGGCTGGCGGTGCAATACGAAATCTCTGCACTGATTGCAGGGGGAACAGCGTCAGGAAAAACTTCCATGCTGAATGTCCTCGCAAATTTCTTCCCGCCCAACCAGCGGATTATCTCAATCGAGGACACAAGGGAAATCCAGCTTCCAAAATACCTCCACTGGGTGCCAATGTCAACAAGGCTGCCCAATGCAGAAGGAAAAGGCGGCCTGACCATGCTTGACCTCCTGGTGAACAGCCTGAGGATGAGGCCAGACAGGATTGTGGTCGGCGAAGTCAGGCGAAAGAGGGAAGCAGAGGTCCTTTTCGAGGCAATCCACACAGGCCATTCTGTTTACGCAACCTTCCACGCCAACAATGCCAAGGAAGCGGTCACCAGGCTGCTGAATCCACCTATCGAGGTTCCAAAGACAATGCTTCCGGCAATTTCAATGATAGTCGCGCAATTCAGGAACAGGAGAACCGGCCTGAGAAGGACATTCCAGATTGCTGAAATCAATCCCAATGCCGACGCTGAGATTCTGTTCCAGTTTGACGCCAAGCATGATGTGCTGCGCAAGGTAAAGGCATCCAGGACACTGATGGACAACCTGCAGCTTTATACTGGCTATTCCACACAGGAAATTCAAAAGCTCCTGCAGGAAAAAGTTAAAGTCCTGAAATACCTCATGAATTTCAACCTGATGAGCGTGGACGAAGTAGGGGATGCCATGGCTGAATACTACACTAACCATGATGAGTTCATGCGAAGCGTGACCACACACAAGCCCCACGGTGATAAGCATCGCTAG